One stretch of Lodderomyces beijingensis strain CBS 14171 genome assembly, chromosome: 3 DNA includes these proteins:
- a CDS encoding mitochondrial 54S ribosomal protein uL23m has product MDFKTPSSMISSISKVFARARHFRPRARDYPKVNVKEVELNPRRYGFRKIRPPILAQSKTKTLFPNSELAKLYVEHGKRIPNRFMSQMDSGRARAYFEEFQQRIMMDEPHFTVGKKQIFLPQGRVCLLRNNAKHTPYQAKFLVPKSMNKMDLRDYLWHIYGLRALNVTVQLQPATWARGPNDHGRYRQPQLKKMTIDMAEPFVWPEVSKEQLDKFENQAHNSIEQMEDAYAVGSDKNKPNEIYDGMFKEDAVVKRFIPTQFKRTNTKATKQLQQSFNVQETRNRLARHLNL; this is encoded by the coding sequence ATGGACTTCAAGACTCCGTCGTCGATGATCTCGTCGATCTCGAAAGTGTTTGCAAGGGCAAGGCATTTCAGGCCTCGTGCGAGAGACTACCCAAAGGTCAATGTTAAGGAGGTCGAGTTGAACCCAAGAAGGTATGGATTTCGAAAAATCCGACCACCGATTCTAGCCCAgtccaagaccaagacctTGTTCCCCAATTCCGAGCTAGCCAAGCTATATGTCGAGCACGGCAAGAGAATACCCAACCGGTTTATGAGTCAGATGGACTCGGGACGAGCACGCGCTTATTTTGAAgagtttcaacaaagaatTATGATGGATGAACCACATTTCACCGTGGGTAAGAAACAAATATTCTTGCCGCAAGGCAGAGTTTGCCTATTGAGAAACAACGCTAAGCATACCCCTTATCAGGCGAAGTTCCTCGTGCCCAAGAGTATGAACAAGATGGACTTGAGGGACTATTTGTGGCACATTTACGGGTTGAGAGCTTTAAACGTCACGGTGCAGTTGCAGCCTGCAACATGGGCGAGAGGACCAAACGATCACGGTAGGTATAGACAGCcgcagttgaagaaaatgaccATAGACATGGCCGAGCCGTTTGTGTGGCCCGAAGTGTCGAAAGAGCAGCTCGATaagtttgaaaaccagGCCCACAATAGCATCGAGCAGATGGAGGACGCATACGCTGTGGGGTCAGATAAAAATAAACCCAACGAAATCTACGATGGAATGTTCAAAGAGGATGCCGTTGTGAAGAGGTTCATTCCAACCCAATTTAAAAGAACCAATACCAAAGCCACGAAACAGCTTCAGCAGTCTTTCAATGTACAAGAAACTAGAAATAGATTGGCAAGGCATTTGAACttgtaa
- a CDS encoding DNA-directed RNA polymerase II subunit RPB2 — protein sequence MSQDQSMADPYMYDEDDSQKITPEDCWTVISSFFQEKGLVSQQLESFNEFIESTIQELVWEDAHLILDQPAQHTSEDDHFNKRYEIAFGKIYISKPSQTEGDGTTHPMFPQEARLRNLTYSSPLYVDMTKKVFESDDNNRIDNELEWREVKPEKEQRDKDKEDDSKSHTYLGKVPIMLRSQFCMLKDLGDHEMFELKECPYDMGGYFVINGSEKVLIAQERSAANIVQVFKKAAPSPISHVAEIRSAIEKGSRLISSMQIKLYGREEKGTSARTIKATLPYIKEDIPIVIVFRALGVVPDGDILEHICYEENDWQMLEMLKPCVEEGFVIQEREVALDFIGRRGVLGIRREKRIQYARDILQKELLPNITQEEGFETRKAFFLGYMVNRLLLCALERKEPDDRDHFGKKRLDLAGPLLANLFRILFKKLTKDIYNYMQRCVENDKEFNLTLAVKSQTITDGLRYSLATGNWGEQKRAMSSRAGVSQVLNRYTYSSTLSHLRRTNTPIGRDGKIAKPRQLHNTHWGLVCPAETPEGQACGLVKNLSLMTCISVGTPSDPIISFLRDWGLEPLEDYVPSNSPEATRVFVNGVWVGVHREPASLVDYMRDLRRNGDISPEVSIIRDIREKEFKIFTDAGRVFRPLFIVDDKPDSETKGDLKLTKEHVNQLLETSYEGYDEEEEGPGYKWSSLVREGIVEYVDAEEEETIMIAMTPEDLEASKSSLSETQQQELQMEDQEIDPAKRIKPTSSSNTHTFTHCEIHPSMILGVAASIIPFPDHNQSPRNTYQSAMGKQAMGVFLTNYSVRMDTMANILYYPQKPLATTRAMEHLKFRELPAGQNAIVAIACYSGYNQEDSMIMNQSSIDRGLFRSLFFRSYMDLEKRQGMKALETFEKPSRSDTLRLKHGTYEKLDDDGLIAPGIRVSGEDIIIGKTTPIPPDTEELGQRTQYHTKRDASTPLRSTESGIVDQVLLTTNGDGAKFVKVRMRTTKVPQIGDKFASRHGQKGTIGVTYRHEDMPFTSQGIVPDLIINPHAIPSRMTVAHLIECLLSKVSSLSGLEGDASPFTDVTAEAISKLLRTHGYQSRGFEVMFNGHTGKKLMAQVFFGPTYYQRLRHMVDDKIHARARGPVQVLTRQPVEGRSRDGGLRFGEMERDCMIAHGAAGFLKERLMEASDAFRVHVCGVCGLMSVIANLKKNQFECRSCKNKTNIYQIHIPYAAKLLFQELMAMNITPRLYTESSGVSVRT from the coding sequence ATGTCGCAAGATCAAAGCATGGCGGATCCATACATGtacgatgaagacgacTCGCAGAAAATCACACCAGAGGATTGCTGGACAGTTATATCGTCATTTTTCCAAGAAAAAGGGTTGGTGTCGCAACAGTTGGAATCATTCAATGAATTCATCGAGTCCACGATCCAGGAGTTGGTCTGGGAGGATGCGCATTTGATCCTAGATCAACCTGCACAGCACACGTCCGAAGATGACCATTTCAACAAGAGATACGAAATTGCATTTGGCAAGATTTACATCTCGAAACCGAGCCAGACGGAAGGAGACGGTACCACACACCCCATGTTCCCGCAGGAGGCAAGGCTTCGTAATCTCACATACTCGTCGCCCTTATATGTCGACATGACAAAGAAAGTGTTTGAATCGGACGACAACAACCGAATAGACAATGAGCTAGAGTGGCGCGAAGTGAAGCCGGAAAAGGAGCAGagggacaaggacaaggaggACGACTCCAAATCCCACACCTATCTCGGTAAAGTGCCCATTATGTTGAGATCGCAGTTTTGTATGTTGAAAGACTTGGGTGACCACGAGatgtttgagttgaaagagtGTCCCTATGACATGGGTGGATACTTTGTCATTAACGGGTCagaaaaagtgttgattGCACAAGAGAGAAGTGCTGCAAATATCGTACAAGTGTTTAAGAAAGCAGCACCTTCACCCATTTCGCATGTGGCGGAGATTAGATCCGCCATCGAAAAGGGTTCAAGATTGATTTCGTCTATGCAGATAAAGTTGTATGGGCGTGAAGAAAAGGGAACCTCGGCAAGAACAATCAAAGCAACTTTGCCATATATCAAGGAGGATATTCCAATTGTTATTGTCTTTCGAGCATTGGGAGTTGTTCCCGATGGTGATATTTTGGAGCATATTTGTTACGAAGAAAATGATTGGCAAATGTTGGAGATGTTGAAACCGTGTGTCGAAGAAGGTTTCGTTATCCAGGAACGTGAAGTTGCGTTGGATTTCATTGGAAGACGAGGGGTCTTGGGTATCAGAAGAGAGAAGCGTATTCAGTACGCGAGAGATATCTTGCAAAAGGAGTTACTACCCAACATTACTCAGGAGGAAGGTTTTGAAACCAGAAAGGCTTTTTTCCTCGGGTACATGGTCAATAGATTATTACTTTGTGCGTTGGAGAGAAAGGAACCAGACGATAGAGACCACTTTGGTAAAAAAAGATTAGATTTGGCTGGTCCGTTGTTGGCAAACTTGTTCCGAATCTTGTTtaaaaaattgaccaaggacATTTACAACTATATGCAAAGATGTGTTGAAAACGACAAGGAGTTCAATCTTACATTGGCGGTAAAGTCGCAGACCATCACCGATGGGTTGAGATACTCTCTTGCGACTGGTAACTGGGGTGAGCAAAAGAGAGCTATGAGCTCTAGAGCCGGTGTTTCTCAAGTGTTGAACCGGTATACTTattcttcaacattgtCGCATTTGAGACGAACAAACACCCCTATTGGTAGAGATGGTAAGATTGCCAAGCCTAGACAGTTGCATAATACCCACTGGGGATTGGTTTGTCCCGCAGAGACTCCCGAGGGTCAGGCATGTGGGTTGGTGAAGAATTTATCCTTGATGACGTGCATTTCTGTCGGTACACCTTCGGATCCCATCATTTCATTCTTGCGCGATTGGGGTCTAGAGCCCTTGGAGGACTATGTGCCTTCCAACTCGCCCGAGGCAACCAGGGTGTTTGTCAATGGTGTCTGGGTTGGTGTGCATAGAGAGCCTGCTTCTTTGGTTGATTACATGCGTGATCTTCGAAGAAATGGCGACATCTCGCCCGAGGTTTCGATCATCCGAGACATTAGAGAAAAGGAGTTTAAAATCTTTACGGATGCAGGAAGAGTCTTTAGACCATTGTTTATCGTTGACGACAAACCGGATTCAGAAACCAAGGGTGACTTGAAACTCACAAAGGAGCATGTTAACCAATTATTGGAAACTTCATACGAAGGTtatgacgaggaagaagaaggccCTGGTTACAAATGGTCCTCGTTGGTTAGAGAAGGAATTGTGGAATACGTTGATgccgaggaagaggaaacAATTATGATTGCAATGACACCTGAAGATTTGGAAGCGTCCAAGAGTAGCTTAAGTGAGACTCAACAGCAGGAATTGCAAATGGAGGATCAGGAAATTGACCCCGCCAAAAGAATCAAGCCCACCAGCAGTAGCAACACGCACACTTTTACTCATTGCGAGATCCATCCTTCAATGATTCTTGGAGTGGCAGCCTCCATTATCCCATTCCCAGACCACAACCAATCTCCACGTAACACTTATCAATCTGCAATGGGTAAGCAAGCCATGGGAGTGTTTTTGACCAACTATTCAGTGCGAATGGACACCATGGCGAACATCTTGTACTACCCGCAGAAACCTCTTGCCACGACGAGAGCGATGGAGCATTTGAAATTCCGTGAACTTCCAGCTGGCCAAAATGCAATTGTTGCCATTGCCTGTTATTCTGGTTATAATCAGGAAGATTCTATGATTATGAACCAATCTTCTATTGATAGAGGTTTGTTCAGATCCTTATTCTTTAGATCCTACATGGACTTGGAAAAGAGGCAAGGAATGAAGGCTTTGGAAACGTTTGAAAAGCCATCGAGGTCAGACACTTTGAGATTGAAGCACGGAACATACGAGAAATTGGACGACGACGGGTTGATTGCGCCCGGTATCAGGGTGAGTGGAGAAGACATCATCATTGGTAAAACGACTCCTATCCCCCCAGATACCGAGGAATTGGGGCAGAGAACACAATACCATACCAAGAGGGACGCTTCGACGCCGTTGAGAAGTACAGAGTCGGgaattgttgatcaagttttgTTGACCACCAACGGTGATGGAGCCAAATTTGTTAAAGTCAGGATGAGAACTACAAAAGTGCCCCAGATTGGAGACAAGTTTGCTTCTAGACACGGTCAGAAAGGTACCATTGGTGTCACCTATAGGCATGAGGACATGCCATTCACGTCACAAGGTATTGTGCCCGACTTGATTATTAATCCGCATGCTATTCCATCGCGTATGACAGTGGCGCATTTGATCGAGTGTCTATTATCCAAAGTTTCTTCCTTGTCGGGACTCGAAGGTGACGCGTCCCCCTTCACCGATGTTACAGCCGAGGCAATTTCGAAATTATTGAGAACCCACGGATACCAATCGAGAGGGTTTGAGGTGATGTTCAATGGTCACACCGGTAAGAAATTGATGGCACAAGTGTTTTTCGGCCCCACATACTACCAAAGATTGAGGCACATGGTGGACGACAAGATCCAcgcaagagcaagaggacCGGTGCAAGTGTTGACCAGGCAACCAGTCGAAGGTAGATCAAGAGATGGAGGTTTGCGTTTCGGAGAGATGGAGCGTGATTGCATGATTGCTCACGGTGCCGCTGGTTTCCTTAAAGAGAGATTGATGGAGGCATCGGATGCCTTTAGAGTGCACGTTTGTGGGGTGTGTGGATTAATGTCTGTcattgccaacttgaagaagaaccaGTTCGAGTGCCGGTCTTGTAAAAACAAGACAAACATTTATCAAATCCACATACCTTACGCAGCCAAACTTTTGTTCCAAGAGTTGATGGCCATGAATATCACCCCAAGATTGTACACGGAAAGCTCCGGAGTGAGTGTCCGTACctga
- a CDS encoding mitochondrial 54S ribosomal protein uL13m has translation MSQRIGTAVSALTRVWHHVDVAADDRTLGRLASQIAITLQGKHKPTFSPNRDHGDYVVVTNCAHMKVTGDKLRQKTYWSHTSRPGTLKLVPMDRMIANKGYGEILRRAVKGMLPKNKHRLIRMDRLKLFDGDEHPYKENLIAFADEVQDMKKKLARLEVQEKKRAELRERYLAHQD, from the coding sequence ATGTCTCAGAGAATAGGAACAGCCGTGCTGGCTTTGACCAGGGTGTGGCATCACGTTGACGTTGCAGCAGACGACAGGACATTGGGTAGATTGGCATCGCAAATCGCCATCACTTTGCAAGGCAAACACAAGCCAACATTCTCCCCAAACAGAGACCATGGCGATTACGTCGTGGTGACAAACTGCGCTCACATGAAAGTGACGGGAGACAAGCTCCGCCAGAAGACCTACTGGTCTCACACATCGCGTCCAGGTACACTCAAATTGGTTCCCATGGACCGCATGATTGCCAATAAAGGTTACGGAGAAATCTTGAGAAGGGCCGTGAAGGGTATGCTACCAAAGAACAAACACAGACTCATTAGGATGGAcaggttgaaattgtttgATGGAGACGAGCACCCATACAAGGAGAATCTAATAGCGTTTGCTGACGAAGTGCAGGatatgaagaagaagcttgCAAGGTTGGAGGtgcaggagaagaagagagcCGAGCTTAGAGAAAGGTATTTGGCTCATCAAGATTGA